A window of the Diorhabda carinulata isolate Delta chromosome 1, icDioCari1.1, whole genome shotgun sequence genome harbors these coding sequences:
- the LOC130897057 gene encoding protein BCL9 homolog isoform X2: MIKEKPEKSSDTTKDEAGSSDKETASTEVRVKKEDETTVKKEPCAGPITKNGGIVGSTNTGSLQTTLDRKPEIHSEDSLSVPSTDNSSLPLKQEDCIDGELGGDAFGLGLPTTGGSSHPQPPEGVQPLVSNVISKQPNSMEVNYMQQQSQIFVFSTMLANSGADEVLQGRYPSIIAYHCAQPGTKKYLEKNPLKVTQFNRQNPAQWLSNIAMMKNKSCTRSPGLGPKPPTTLVDNFLGPDPLDDMVGLDETNIPWDTKNNHLEGLDAAVSNGLPDVVPDMDACSPSLANVQPSLQGVKVPDENLTPQQRQHREVQLATIRKMQQMLFPESQSIDGVPSGGSAGGGNGPGAGNNGPSDPTIPSGAAAPSGGGQSEWQKLHQFYDDPKRKQQGPGPVVPVGPVSGGNTGQNMPVGSGGPTVMPRGVPGPGPRLQGPPPPYHQTPRSASVPIALQSPNPTSPNNPTSNLSLPSPRASSALNSPADPNRPFGLSRHMSTGQSPTSQDSPSAPRLNHSNPSTPLSSHHLSPSVTSSSTEPISTHQSTDGMFGRTLQSMAQQKQQISTSTTSCATTPTSGVGKEPNLMPVPSPQQIQYLNTFEGQELIIQKQPNTSLKEGNIISPPVIPTTMDSGFPVTTPDLPHSRVSGPNTPTSIDVGPRFPPTPSEGCRFQIPSPHTPTAVTAGDKQPQRLAGAPGLSPQTVPGPNSDPLKTDLFPTPSPHMMDVPRFPGPNASPGAKMGGGFVNLSPQAKPLDMPNYGCVRGDNVPLNPNCTSTMSGNPKVSHFDPISSLAQMSQQLTNSVASSLNGQGNQGPPMMSFGSPSMHMMDMGGCHGMNDMDQGAGGMMGMPMQGPPHGFHPNSPMGPIRSLSPKLSGAFPNHMPMPRMMGRPPGPNPYNGANVQVKPNAPNTIQYLPAKSQVGQAPAPRGPPIVDFLARLATPMNMMESKMQSQNMQYFSSCGPNNGPMQGGPMPPHMGHMEGPMSQDGGMGPMSMSSHMGNGPGPIGGPMGGNMGMPSGMIPMMRGPMRPPMGMRMPQMVFNGPPGGPDPMFNPGPNMGNPSAQMFVSGPKGSPMGMGAPDASQPLPPSMGQNNSFKSSPFVCPTTADPNYAQQFHNFQQQLYATGTRSQMGGQTMGPGPGPPHMQQPPYYNPK, encoded by the exons ATGATCAAGGAAAAACCCGAAAAAAGTTCGGATACAACAAAAGATGAAGCTGGCAGTTCAGATAAGGAAACTGCTAGCACAGAAGTACGAGTTAAGAAAGAGGATGAGACTACCGTTAAAAAAGAACCTTGTGCGGGACCTATTACTAAAAACGGGGGTATTGTTGGTTCAACGAATACAGGTTCCTTACAGACAACACTGGATCGAAAACCTGAAATACACTCAGAGGACTCATTAAGTGTTCCCAGTACTGACAATAGTTCACTGCCCCTTAAACAAGAAGATTGTATAGATGGGGAGTTAGGAGGAGATGCATTTGGACTGGGGTTGCCTACTACTGGAGGTAGTTCACATCCACAACCTCCAGAAGGAGTGCAACCCCTAGTTAGTAATGTTATAAGTAAGCAACCTAATTCTATGGAAGTAAACTATATGCAACAACAAAGCCAGATCTTTGTATTTTCTACTATGTTGGCCAATTCAGGTGCAGATGAAGTGCTGCAAGGTAGATATCCATCAATAATTGCTTATCATTGTGCCCAACCTGGTACTAAGAAGTACTTGGAGAAGAACCCACTTAAGGTAACCCAATTTAATAGACAAAATCCAGCACAGTGGCTTTCAAACATTgcaatgatgaaaaataaaagttgtacaAGAAGCCCAGGACTTGGGCCAAAACCTCCCACTACTTTAGTAGATAATTTTCTGGGACCTGACCCATTAGATGATATGGTAGGTTTGGACGAAACAAATATACCATGggatacaaaaaataatcacttAGAAGGTTTAGATGCTGCCGTTTCTAATGGATTACCTGATGTGGTGCCTGATATGGATGCTTGCAGTCCTTCCTTAGCAAATGTTCAACCCTCACTGCAGGGTGTCAAAGTGCCTGACGAGAATCTCACCCCCCAACAACGGCAACACCGAGAAGTACAATTGGCAACAATAAGGAAAATGCAACAAATGTTATTTCCTGAAAGTCAAAGTATAGATGGAGTGCCTAGTGGAGGGAGTGCCGGAGGTGGAAATGGTCCTGGGGCAGGAAACAATGGACCTTCTGATCCAACTATTCCTTCAGGAGCTGCAGCACCCTCTGGTGGTGGGCAATCAGAATGGCAAAAGTTACATCAATTTTATGATGATCCTAAAAGAAAACAACAAGGTCCTGGTCCTGTAGTTCCAGTGGGTCCAGTAAGTGGTGGTAATACTGGTCAAAATATGCCAGTGGGAAGTGGGGGACCAACAGTAATGCCTAGAGGTGTTCCTGGGCCAGGGCCGAGATTACAAGGACCTCCTCCTCCGTATCACCAAACACCTCGTTCAGCCAGTGTTCCCATAGCATTACAAAGTCCTAATCCTACATCTCCTAATAATCCTACTTCTAATTTATCTTTACCATCACCTAGAGCTTCATCAGCTCTAAATTCGCCTGCAGATCCAAATAGACCTTTTGGATTAAGTAGGCATATGAGTACTGGACAAAGCCCTACCTCACAAGATTCTCCCTCTGCACCAAGACTTAATCATAGTAACCCTAGTACACCTTTATCATCACATCACCTGTCTCCCAGTGTAACTAGTAGTAGTACTGAACCAATTTCTACCCATCAGTCTACAG ATGGCATGTTTGGTAGAACTTTGCAATCCATGGcacaacaaaaacaacaaattagTACTTCAACCACCTCCTGTGCAACAACACCAACATCAGGTGTTGGTAAAGAACCAAACCTCATGCCTGTACCTTCCCCACAACAAATACAGTATCTTAACACATTTGAAGGGCAAGAACTGATAATCCAGAAGCAGCCAAATACAAGTTTAAAAGAAGGAAACATCATATCACCTCC AGTCATACCTACAACAATGGACAGTGGTTTTCCAGTTACAACGCCAGATCTTCCACATTCAAGGGTCTCAGGTCCAAACACTCCTACCTCAATTGATGTAGGTCCCCGATTTCCTCCCACCCCTTCGGAGGGATGTCGCTTCCAGATACCCAGTCCTCATACACCCACTGCCGTAACAGCAG gtgaTAAACAACCTCAACGACTTGCTGGAGCCCCAGGTTTAAGTCCACAAACTGTTCCTGGTCCAAATTCGGATCCattgaaaactgatttatttcCAACTCCGAGTCCGCACATGATGGATGTACCGAGGTTTCCAGGACCAAATGCTTCTCCAGGTGCTAAAATGGGAGGAGGTTTTGTCAATTTATCACCTCAAGCCAAACCGTTGGATATGCCTAATTACGGATGTGTTAGAGGAGACAATGTTCCTTTAAATCCTAACTGCACAAGTACGATGTCTGGTAATCCTAAAGTATCGCATTTTGATCCGATTTCTTCATTGGCCCAAATGAGTCAACAGTTAACCAACAGTGTAGCAAGTTCTCTGAATGGTCAGGGAAATCAAGGTCCTCCAATGATGAGTTTTGGTTCACCCTCAATGCATATGATGGACATGGGCGGATGCCATGGAATGAACGATATGGATCAAGGTGCAGGAGGTATGATGGGCATGCCAATGCAAGGTCCTCCCCACGGATTTCATCCAAATTCTCCGATGGGACCCATACGCTCTCTCTCGCCTAAACTGTCAGGTGCCTTTCCAAATCATATGCCTATGCCGAGGATGATGGGACGCCCCCCAGGGCCAAATCCTTATAATGGAGCGAATGTCCAAGTCAAGCCTAACGCACCAAATACTATACAGTATTTACCGGCAAAATCTCAAGTAGGACAGGCTCCTGCTCCAAGAGGACCACCTATTGTAGATTTTCTGGCACGTCTTGCCACTCCTATGAATATGATGGAATCTAAAATGCAATCACAAAATATGCAATATTTCTCTTCTTGTGGTCCCAATAATGGACCTATGCAAGGTGGTCCGATGCCTCCACATATGGGACATATGGAAGGACCTATGTCTCAGGATGGAGGAATGGGTCCAATGAGTATGAGTAGTCATATGGGCAACGGACCTGGACCTATAGGTGGTCCAATGGGTGGAAATATGGGAATGCCATCGGGTATGATACCCATGATGAGAGGTCCTATGAGACCACCAATGGGTATGAGAATGCCACAGATGGTTTTCAATGGACCACCTGGAGGTCCAGATCCGATGTTCAATCCCGGCCCTAATATGGGTAATCCATCTGCGCAAATGTTTGTTAGCGGACCCAAAGGCAGTCCAATGGGTATGGGCGCCCCAGATGCCAGTCAACCTCTTCCTCCTTCAATGGGACAAAATAATAGCTTTAAAAGTTCACCTTTTGTGTGTCCTACAACAGCTGATCCCAACTATGCACAACAGTTTCACAACTTCCAGCAACAATTATATGCTACTGGTACTCGCAGTCAAATGGGCGGACAGACAATGGGTCCCGGTCCCGGACCGCCACATATGCAACAGCCTCCTTACTACAATCCCAAATAG
- the LOC130897057 gene encoding protein BCL9 homolog isoform X1, whose translation MIKEKPEKSSDTTKDEAGSSDKETASTEVRVKKEDETTVKKEPCAGPITKNGGIVGSTNTGSLQTTLDRKPEIHSEDSLSVPSTDNSSLPLKQEDCIDGELGGDAFGLGLPTTGGSSHPQPPEGVQPLVSNVISKQPNSMEVNYMQQQSQIFVFSTMLANSGADEVLQGRYPSIIAYHCAQPGTKKYLEKNPLKVTQFNRQNPAQWLSNIAMMKNKSCTRSPGLGPKPPTTLVDNFLGPDPLDDMVGLDETNIPWDTKNNHLEGLDAAVSNGLPDVVPDMDACSPSLANVQPSLQGVKVPDENLTPQQRQHREVQLATIRKMQQMLFPESQSIDGVPSGGSAGGGNGPGAGNNGPSDPTIPSGAAAPSGGGQSEWQKLHQFYDDPKRKQQGPGPVVPVGPVSGGNTGQNMPVGSGGPTVMPRGVPGPGPRLQGPPPPYHQTPRSASVPIALQSPNPTSPNNPTSNLSLPSPRASSALNSPADPNRPFGLSRHMSTGQSPTSQDSPSAPRLNHSNPSTPLSSHHLSPSVTSSSTEPISTHQSTVDGMFGRTLQSMAQQKQQISTSTTSCATTPTSGVGKEPNLMPVPSPQQIQYLNTFEGQELIIQKQPNTSLKEGNIISPPVIPTTMDSGFPVTTPDLPHSRVSGPNTPTSIDVGPRFPPTPSEGCRFQIPSPHTPTAVTAGDKQPQRLAGAPGLSPQTVPGPNSDPLKTDLFPTPSPHMMDVPRFPGPNASPGAKMGGGFVNLSPQAKPLDMPNYGCVRGDNVPLNPNCTSTMSGNPKVSHFDPISSLAQMSQQLTNSVASSLNGQGNQGPPMMSFGSPSMHMMDMGGCHGMNDMDQGAGGMMGMPMQGPPHGFHPNSPMGPIRSLSPKLSGAFPNHMPMPRMMGRPPGPNPYNGANVQVKPNAPNTIQYLPAKSQVGQAPAPRGPPIVDFLARLATPMNMMESKMQSQNMQYFSSCGPNNGPMQGGPMPPHMGHMEGPMSQDGGMGPMSMSSHMGNGPGPIGGPMGGNMGMPSGMIPMMRGPMRPPMGMRMPQMVFNGPPGGPDPMFNPGPNMGNPSAQMFVSGPKGSPMGMGAPDASQPLPPSMGQNNSFKSSPFVCPTTADPNYAQQFHNFQQQLYATGTRSQMGGQTMGPGPGPPHMQQPPYYNPK comes from the exons ATGATCAAGGAAAAACCCGAAAAAAGTTCGGATACAACAAAAGATGAAGCTGGCAGTTCAGATAAGGAAACTGCTAGCACAGAAGTACGAGTTAAGAAAGAGGATGAGACTACCGTTAAAAAAGAACCTTGTGCGGGACCTATTACTAAAAACGGGGGTATTGTTGGTTCAACGAATACAGGTTCCTTACAGACAACACTGGATCGAAAACCTGAAATACACTCAGAGGACTCATTAAGTGTTCCCAGTACTGACAATAGTTCACTGCCCCTTAAACAAGAAGATTGTATAGATGGGGAGTTAGGAGGAGATGCATTTGGACTGGGGTTGCCTACTACTGGAGGTAGTTCACATCCACAACCTCCAGAAGGAGTGCAACCCCTAGTTAGTAATGTTATAAGTAAGCAACCTAATTCTATGGAAGTAAACTATATGCAACAACAAAGCCAGATCTTTGTATTTTCTACTATGTTGGCCAATTCAGGTGCAGATGAAGTGCTGCAAGGTAGATATCCATCAATAATTGCTTATCATTGTGCCCAACCTGGTACTAAGAAGTACTTGGAGAAGAACCCACTTAAGGTAACCCAATTTAATAGACAAAATCCAGCACAGTGGCTTTCAAACATTgcaatgatgaaaaataaaagttgtacaAGAAGCCCAGGACTTGGGCCAAAACCTCCCACTACTTTAGTAGATAATTTTCTGGGACCTGACCCATTAGATGATATGGTAGGTTTGGACGAAACAAATATACCATGggatacaaaaaataatcacttAGAAGGTTTAGATGCTGCCGTTTCTAATGGATTACCTGATGTGGTGCCTGATATGGATGCTTGCAGTCCTTCCTTAGCAAATGTTCAACCCTCACTGCAGGGTGTCAAAGTGCCTGACGAGAATCTCACCCCCCAACAACGGCAACACCGAGAAGTACAATTGGCAACAATAAGGAAAATGCAACAAATGTTATTTCCTGAAAGTCAAAGTATAGATGGAGTGCCTAGTGGAGGGAGTGCCGGAGGTGGAAATGGTCCTGGGGCAGGAAACAATGGACCTTCTGATCCAACTATTCCTTCAGGAGCTGCAGCACCCTCTGGTGGTGGGCAATCAGAATGGCAAAAGTTACATCAATTTTATGATGATCCTAAAAGAAAACAACAAGGTCCTGGTCCTGTAGTTCCAGTGGGTCCAGTAAGTGGTGGTAATACTGGTCAAAATATGCCAGTGGGAAGTGGGGGACCAACAGTAATGCCTAGAGGTGTTCCTGGGCCAGGGCCGAGATTACAAGGACCTCCTCCTCCGTATCACCAAACACCTCGTTCAGCCAGTGTTCCCATAGCATTACAAAGTCCTAATCCTACATCTCCTAATAATCCTACTTCTAATTTATCTTTACCATCACCTAGAGCTTCATCAGCTCTAAATTCGCCTGCAGATCCAAATAGACCTTTTGGATTAAGTAGGCATATGAGTACTGGACAAAGCCCTACCTCACAAGATTCTCCCTCTGCACCAAGACTTAATCATAGTAACCCTAGTACACCTTTATCATCACATCACCTGTCTCCCAGTGTAACTAGTAGTAGTACTGAACCAATTTCTACCCATCAGTCTACAG tagATGGCATGTTTGGTAGAACTTTGCAATCCATGGcacaacaaaaacaacaaattagTACTTCAACCACCTCCTGTGCAACAACACCAACATCAGGTGTTGGTAAAGAACCAAACCTCATGCCTGTACCTTCCCCACAACAAATACAGTATCTTAACACATTTGAAGGGCAAGAACTGATAATCCAGAAGCAGCCAAATACAAGTTTAAAAGAAGGAAACATCATATCACCTCC AGTCATACCTACAACAATGGACAGTGGTTTTCCAGTTACAACGCCAGATCTTCCACATTCAAGGGTCTCAGGTCCAAACACTCCTACCTCAATTGATGTAGGTCCCCGATTTCCTCCCACCCCTTCGGAGGGATGTCGCTTCCAGATACCCAGTCCTCATACACCCACTGCCGTAACAGCAG gtgaTAAACAACCTCAACGACTTGCTGGAGCCCCAGGTTTAAGTCCACAAACTGTTCCTGGTCCAAATTCGGATCCattgaaaactgatttatttcCAACTCCGAGTCCGCACATGATGGATGTACCGAGGTTTCCAGGACCAAATGCTTCTCCAGGTGCTAAAATGGGAGGAGGTTTTGTCAATTTATCACCTCAAGCCAAACCGTTGGATATGCCTAATTACGGATGTGTTAGAGGAGACAATGTTCCTTTAAATCCTAACTGCACAAGTACGATGTCTGGTAATCCTAAAGTATCGCATTTTGATCCGATTTCTTCATTGGCCCAAATGAGTCAACAGTTAACCAACAGTGTAGCAAGTTCTCTGAATGGTCAGGGAAATCAAGGTCCTCCAATGATGAGTTTTGGTTCACCCTCAATGCATATGATGGACATGGGCGGATGCCATGGAATGAACGATATGGATCAAGGTGCAGGAGGTATGATGGGCATGCCAATGCAAGGTCCTCCCCACGGATTTCATCCAAATTCTCCGATGGGACCCATACGCTCTCTCTCGCCTAAACTGTCAGGTGCCTTTCCAAATCATATGCCTATGCCGAGGATGATGGGACGCCCCCCAGGGCCAAATCCTTATAATGGAGCGAATGTCCAAGTCAAGCCTAACGCACCAAATACTATACAGTATTTACCGGCAAAATCTCAAGTAGGACAGGCTCCTGCTCCAAGAGGACCACCTATTGTAGATTTTCTGGCACGTCTTGCCACTCCTATGAATATGATGGAATCTAAAATGCAATCACAAAATATGCAATATTTCTCTTCTTGTGGTCCCAATAATGGACCTATGCAAGGTGGTCCGATGCCTCCACATATGGGACATATGGAAGGACCTATGTCTCAGGATGGAGGAATGGGTCCAATGAGTATGAGTAGTCATATGGGCAACGGACCTGGACCTATAGGTGGTCCAATGGGTGGAAATATGGGAATGCCATCGGGTATGATACCCATGATGAGAGGTCCTATGAGACCACCAATGGGTATGAGAATGCCACAGATGGTTTTCAATGGACCACCTGGAGGTCCAGATCCGATGTTCAATCCCGGCCCTAATATGGGTAATCCATCTGCGCAAATGTTTGTTAGCGGACCCAAAGGCAGTCCAATGGGTATGGGCGCCCCAGATGCCAGTCAACCTCTTCCTCCTTCAATGGGACAAAATAATAGCTTTAAAAGTTCACCTTTTGTGTGTCCTACAACAGCTGATCCCAACTATGCACAACAGTTTCACAACTTCCAGCAACAATTATATGCTACTGGTACTCGCAGTCAAATGGGCGGACAGACAATGGGTCCCGGTCCCGGACCGCCACATATGCAACAGCCTCCTTACTACAATCCCAAATAG